The Buteo buteo chromosome Z, bButBut1.hap1.1, whole genome shotgun sequence region GTCCCGGAcgctggggctgggtggggagaAGCCGGAGAAGGTGCTGGACGAGCTGACGCTGGAGGGAGTGAGCCGGTTTCTGCAGAGCGAGAAATGTatggggggatggggggggtgttgggggtggcgagggggggtttggggtgcccCCCTCTCCTCAGCCCGCATTCTCCCCCTCTCCAGGTAAGAACGTGGTGTGTATGGTGGGCGCCGGGATCTCCACCTGTAAGTACGGTTTGGGGGGGACACAACGGGGTAGGGGGGGTGCTGCTGGCACCATGGGGGGGCCCTGAtgcgcccccccaccccgtcacaccccccaccccacagccgCTGGGATTCCTGATTTCCGCTCGCCCGGCACGGGGCTCTACGCCAACCTGCAGAGCTACCACCTGCCCTACCCCGAGGCCATCTTTGAGATCAGCTTCTTTAAGGTAGCCCCCCCTCATCCCGTGCTTTTGGGGGGTCCTGGTCCTGCTGAGGGGGTCCTGCTCTTCCTGGGGGGCTCAGAGACCCCCCCCACAATCCTTTGAGAGCCACCTCTCCCCCCCCACAGCAACACCCCGAGCCCTTCTTTGCCCTGGCGCGGGAGCTCTACCCAGGGCAGTTCAAGGTAAGACCCTCCCCAGTCTCAGTTTCCCCTTGTTGTTTTCCCTGCCCCAATAAAAAAGCCCTGGGGGGCTTTCCCcaccctgccaccccccccaaactgaTCTCTCACTCTGTGTCTTGTCCTCCTCCAGCCCACGGTGTGTCACTACTTCATGcggctgctgcaggagaagggacTGCTGCTGCGCTGCTACACCCAGGTAGGGACACCCAGCCCTGGCGTGGGGGGtagtttggggtgggggggtccagTGGGGGTGTCACGGCACCCCtgacccccccgccaccccgcACCCTGGCAGAACATCGACACGCTGGAGCGGGTGGCAGGGCTGGACCCCGAACTGCTGGTGGAGGCTCACGGCACCTTCTTCACCTCCCACTGCCTGCGGCCCTCCTGCCGGCAGCCCTACAGCCTCCAGTGGATGAAGGGTACagcgggaggggggggtctggggggggcaggggacccccccggggtgCCATtgaggctgggggggtggtgtgtCACTGGGCTGGGCAAGGGGACGGCTCCAGGGTGGGCAAGGGGTCCCTGTGCTCCAGGATGGGGTCCTAACGGGAGCCTGTTCTGCCCCAGTTTTCCCCCCTCCATGTTCCTCTGTTCCCCCCTCCAtgtccctctgtccccccatccctctgtcccCACTCCTGTGCCTCCCCCCCCACTGAGTTCTCCCATCCCCGTCTCTTCCAGAAAGGATATTTTCATCCCTCGTCCCCAAATGCGAGAAGTGCCAGAGCGTGGTGAAACCTGGTGagtggcagggaaggggggggcagagaTGGCCGTGCCTCCCTCTCCATGCCCGAGGGAGTGCATGGGGCTTCCCCTCAGCCCCTCCGCtcacctcctgctccctcccccccaccagACATCGTTTTTTTCGGGGAGAGTCTCCCGTCACGCTTCTTCACTCTCCTCCAGTCGGTgagtggtttgggggggggtggctgcCGTGATTGATTTAAGTGCTTAAGCTATCTGTACAAGATTCCATTTATTTCACTAAAGGATCGAGCTGATATATGTTTCAACAAGGATCTGGGAAGAACTGAGGGCATCCAGCCCACACTCCTAACCCCGGAGCGCGTATCTGGCTGGGCTGGGATGTTTGCGAGTCCTCAGAAcagttaaagataaaaacattccgTACACACGCTGGTGACTGTCCCCAGCCACATCTTCCCAGGCGTACGCAAAGCCATCCTCCGACCCGACTTTGTAAAACTAGTACTTCGAGGGCTTGGCACAACAAATCCTAACCTTCACTCTCGAAAACGAATGCCGGGTGTTCGGAGCTGCTCCCACAGGGGGCAGGggtcctgcagccccccccccccccgccccgggttTGAGGGTGAAGGGGGGGGGTATGGCAGTGGTCCCACGGTGAtgttccctctcctcccaggaCTTCCAGAAGGTCGACCTGCTCCTCATCATGGGCACCTCGCTGCAGGTCCAGCCCTTCGCCTCCCTCGTCAGCAGGTcggacccccaccccacccaagAACCTCCGCCTGGGGCTCCCCACTGCCCCCACCCGTGAccatcccctcctctcctcccccccgcAGGGTCCCCACCAACACCCCCCGGCTCCTCATCAACAAGGAGAAAACAGGGCAGGTGAGGAGCAGGGGGGGACAGTGGAGGGTTTGCGGGGGCTGCTGAAGTTGGGGGAGAGGAGACAAAGGGGGTTGGGGGCCACTGGGGAGGGCGGGTGCTGCtggccccccccccatcactctcgtttcccctcccccccagagTGACGCCTTCATGTCCCTCATGGGCTTCGGCTGCGGCATGGACTTCGATTCGGACAAGGCTTACAGGcatgggggggcactgggaggctatgggggggggctgtggtaGACAGGGGGGGCATGGGGAAGGACGGGGGGGGATGCCTGGCTTTCACAGAGGAGCACCCCTATGTCTGTACACCACAGGAGGGCTGCTGGGGGgtcagggacccccccaaggTGGTTTTGGggccccccccctcctcgcTTGCGCCCCCTCCCACAGGTGCCTCTGTCCCCACAGGGACGTGGCTTGGCTGGGGGAGTGCGACGCCGGGTGCCTGGCGCTGGCCGAGCTGCTGGGCTGGAAGGTAGGTGGTGATTTGGAGGGGGGAGGTGGTGGTTCTGGCAtctgtgccccccccaaatcccagctgCACCCCCCCTTCGCTCACCATCCTCCTGTCCCCGCAGaaagagctggaggagctggtgaGGAGGGAACACGCCGCCATCGACGCCAAGACCGCCATCGATGCCAAGACTGCCCAGGGGGGCGAGGGCAAGGCCCGGGGGGGCGAAGGCAAGGCCCGGGGGGGCGAGGGCAAGACCCCAGAGGACACCGGCGAGTGCCGGGGTAGCAGCAGGGACCCCGCACCGTAGggctggtggtggggggggcggggggcagtGATATTAAATGGTAACGGAGAGTTATCGGCCTCGTCTCTTCCCTtctgggggccgggggggggacagacatgggtgggggggggacgggtTTGGGTGGGAGGGAGTGTGGGGCAGTTTGGGGCCCCCTCCACATCTCTGTCATGGAGCAGGGGGACAGGAAGCGGGGGGTactggggcagggggtcccTGGTTACTGGGGGTACTGGTGTGGGGGGTGTCCCCCAGTTACTGGGGGGTACTGGAGCCAGGAACCAGGGGgaactggggtggggggtccctggtTACTGGGGGGTACTGGCGTGGGGGGGTGACCCCAGTtactggggggtactggggCCAGGAACCAGGGGcaactggggggtgggggtccctgAATGCTGGGGGGTATTGGCGTGGGGGGAGCAGTTAttggggggtactgggagggGAGTTCCCAGTTACTGGGGGTTACTGGTGTGGGGTGATGGGGATGGGAACTGGGGGGGGTGTGAGCGGGGCCGACCCCggcagcagcacacagcctGGAGGGGGgggctccccccagccccccgtcGCCATGAAGGCCGtgaccctccccccccctcatTTTACTGCCTTCTCCCGGTATTTGTGCAATAAAGCGGTTTATTTCTAAAACTTGGTCCCTGCCCGGTTTGGgggctccctcctgccctgggggggggcccCTACCTGAGGGGGCACGGTGGGCAGGGCCAGCGCCAACGGGCGCGGGCCAATCCGAAGTGAAGGCTGGGGGAGGCGGCCAATCAGGGCGCGGGGCGGCAGGCGCGGGGGTTGATAGGCGGGAGGGTTAGCCAGTGGGTGGGGGGCTGTCCTGGCGGGAGAGGCTGAAGAGGCTGCGAGGAGCCAATTAGAGCCCAAGGTGGTGGATTGGCGTTGCTTTTGGCCAATCGCCTGGCGAGCCGCTGCCGAAAGGCCCTCTGGGAGCACCCAGAGAGGCGGTAGACGAAGGCGGAGTCTGAGTGCTGGGCCATGAAGAAGGGCGGGGCGCCGTTGAGACAGGCAGCCGCTCCAGCCAACCAGCTCGGTGGGCGGGCGGACGGACGCGAACACCGGCCAGTGGAAGGCGGCGACGCCACTGACGGGCAGAAACGCGGGCGAATGGGCGCGGGTCTGGCGGGCCGGCGGGCCCAATAGCGGCGGAGGGCGGGGCCGACGGCGGAGGGGCAGCGCCGCGAGCCAATGGGCCGGTAGCCCCGCCTTGAGTGGCGGGGGGGCGGGCCAATAGGGGCGTGGCGGAGGCGGCGCGGCGGAGTGAGGCGCCATGtcgcggcggcggtggcggggtCCGCAGAGCGCGGAGGGCAGCGGCCGCGGGGGCGAGATGGGGAAgatggcggcgggcggcggcggcgggggcggctcGGGCCGTTACTacggcgggggcggcgggggcggcgagGGCGGCCGCGCTCCCAAGCGCCAGAAGACGGAGAACGCGGAGCCGCCACCGCACGGGCctggcgggccggggggggctggtggtgggCCCGGCGCTGCCGGAGCGGTGAGCGGGGTCGGGGGGAGGCCGGGGGATGGTGTGGAGCCTTGGGAGAGAGGGGGTGGGCATCGTGGTGGGGGGCGAAGCGCGGGGGGTGGcagcgggccgggggggagtTGGAGGGGGACACGGTGGGGCCTGAGTGGGGCGAGCAGGGGGGTCGGATGAGGCCTGAGGGGACAAAACGTGTCCCTTGGAGGGGGGTAAATACGGTGTATGGGGCAGGGCTtgtggggggccggggggagggTCAAAGCAGGGGCAGGCTGGGCCAGAGGGGGCTGGAAATGGGGGGCAGGGTCGGTCTGGGGGAGTAGGGGGGGCGTTTAGGGGGTCAGGGGTTGCCTGGAAGAGAGTAGGGGGGTATGGGGCAGGCTAAGGCCTTTGAGGGGCTCGGGTCAGTGCTGGGGTGGGGACAGGGTCTGCCCTGGCGTGGTCAGGCCACAGAGCGCTCAGCACCATCAAGAAGAGGGGAAACGTCTACGGAGGGGCAGGGCTGGACCCCGAGGGTCTGCGGAGCCTCTGGGGTCAGGTTCAGGAGAGGCAGGGGCCTGCAGGGTCTTTGCTTGCGTCCTCCAGCAGCGCTGGGGGCTCTTTGGTTACACCAAGTTCAAAACAGCTCCCTCCCATCACCGCTGCGGTGATGGGCAGAGGGTGGGCAGAGATTCCGGTGGTGGCTGAGACCTTGCCCAGGGCGTTTTTTTCTTGGTGGTGCCCCAGATGTGGGTAATTTTGGGGGAAGTAGCAAGGCCTTGGTGGCTCTGGATGGGTGCCGTACTGAGCTGACCCCTTCTCTCCCGCCAGGAGAACTACGATGACCCCCACAAGACGCCTGCCTCCCCGGTGGTGCACATTCGGGGGCTGATCGACGGTGTCGTGGAGGCCGATCTCGTGGAGGCCCTGCAGGAGTTTGGCCCCATCAGGTGAGGGGACACGTTGGGGGACGCACGCGGTGGTAGCgtcaccacagcagcactgcggTGTCGGTCTGACTGTGGCTTTTTCCATGCCAGCTATGTGGTGGTGATGCCCAAGAAGA contains the following coding sequences:
- the SIRT2 gene encoding NAD-dependent protein deacetylase sirtuin-2 isoform X2 — its product is MAEPDAPGARGDEAERDAESPASDTELGASGDPEMELLRSLLSRTLGLGGEKPEKVLDELTLEGVSRFLQSEKCKNVVCMVGAGISTSAGIPDFRSPGTGLYANLQSYHLPYPEAIFEISFFKQHPEPFFALARELYPGQFKPTVCHYFMRLLQEKGLLLRCYTQNIDTLERVAGLDPELLVEAHGTFFTSHCLRPSCRQPYSLQWMKERIFSSLVPKCEKCQSVVKPDIVFFGESLPSRFFTLLQSDFQKVDLLLIMGTSLQVQPFASLVSRVPTNTPRLLINKEKTGQSDAFMSLMGFGCGMDFDSDKAYRDVAWLGECDAGCLALAELLGWKKELEELVRREHAAIDAKTAIDAKTAQGGEGKARGGEGKARGGEGKTPEDTGECRGSSRDPAP
- the SIRT2 gene encoding NAD-dependent protein deacetylase sirtuin-2 isoform X1, coding for MAEPDGNGAPGARGDEAERDAESPASDTELGASGDPEMELLRSLLSRTLGLGGEKPEKVLDELTLEGVSRFLQSEKCKNVVCMVGAGISTSAGIPDFRSPGTGLYANLQSYHLPYPEAIFEISFFKQHPEPFFALARELYPGQFKPTVCHYFMRLLQEKGLLLRCYTQNIDTLERVAGLDPELLVEAHGTFFTSHCLRPSCRQPYSLQWMKERIFSSLVPKCEKCQSVVKPDIVFFGESLPSRFFTLLQSDFQKVDLLLIMGTSLQVQPFASLVSRVPTNTPRLLINKEKTGQSDAFMSLMGFGCGMDFDSDKAYRDVAWLGECDAGCLALAELLGWKKELEELVRREHAAIDAKTAIDAKTAQGGEGKARGGEGKARGGEGKTPEDTGECRGSSRDPAP
- the SIRT2 gene encoding NAD-dependent protein deacetylase sirtuin-2 isoform X4, with protein sequence MAEPDAPGARGDEAERDAESPASDTELGASGDPESKNVVCMVGAGISTSAGIPDFRSPGTGLYANLQSYHLPYPEAIFEISFFKQHPEPFFALARELYPGQFKPTVCHYFMRLLQEKGLLLRCYTQNIDTLERVAGLDPELLVEAHGTFFTSHCLRPSCRQPYSLQWMKERIFSSLVPKCEKCQSVVKPDIVFFGESLPSRFFTLLQSDFQKVDLLLIMGTSLQVQPFASLVSRVPTNTPRLLINKEKTGQSDAFMSLMGFGCGMDFDSDKAYRDVAWLGECDAGCLALAELLGWKKELEELVRREHAAIDAKTAIDAKTAQGGEGKARGGEGKARGGEGKTPEDTGECRGSSRDPAP
- the SIRT2 gene encoding NAD-dependent protein deacetylase sirtuin-2 isoform X3, whose product is MAEPDGNGAPGARGDEAERDAESPASDTELGASGDPESKNVVCMVGAGISTSAGIPDFRSPGTGLYANLQSYHLPYPEAIFEISFFKQHPEPFFALARELYPGQFKPTVCHYFMRLLQEKGLLLRCYTQNIDTLERVAGLDPELLVEAHGTFFTSHCLRPSCRQPYSLQWMKERIFSSLVPKCEKCQSVVKPDIVFFGESLPSRFFTLLQSDFQKVDLLLIMGTSLQVQPFASLVSRVPTNTPRLLINKEKTGQSDAFMSLMGFGCGMDFDSDKAYRDVAWLGECDAGCLALAELLGWKKELEELVRREHAAIDAKTAIDAKTAQGGEGKARGGEGKARGGEGKTPEDTGECRGSSRDPAP